A DNA window from bacterium BMS3Abin11 contains the following coding sequences:
- the nqo2 gene encoding NADH-quinone oxidoreductase subunit 2 has translation MTAMTLSAAAISQIEKELEKYPADRRQSAVMAALRIVQEEFRWVSKDIMQEIADLLGIPAIHVYEIATFYSMYEHGDVGVHKICVCTNISCKLRGSKEILDYLKEKTGIGPGETTADGRICIKEVECLGACGGAPMMQVNKEYHENLTPDSIDSILEGLD, from the coding sequence ATGACTGCCATGACTTTATCTGCTGCAGCAATAAGCCAGATCGAAAAGGAACTTGAAAAGTACCCCGCTGATCGCAGACAGTCTGCTGTAATGGCAGCTTTACGTATCGTTCAGGAAGAGTTTCGCTGGGTCAGCAAAGATATTATGCAGGAAATCGCTGACTTGCTTGGTATACCGGCCATCCATGTCTATGAAATAGCGACCTTTTATTCAATGTATGAACACGGGGATGTCGGCGTACACAAGATATGTGTCTGTACCAATATTTCCTGCAAGTTACGCGGTTCTAAAGAAATACTTGACTACCTGAAGGAAAAAACAGGTATCGGACCGGGTGAAACGACAGCGGACGGGCGTATTTGCATTAAGGAAGTGGAATGTCTGGGGGCCTGCGGCGGGGCACCAATGATGCAGGTTAATAAGGAATACCACGAAAATCTGACACCCGACAGTATCGACAGCATACTGGAGGGACTGGATTGA
- the nqo3 gene encoding NADH-quinone oxidoreductase chain 3 — MATIEINGQKIEAEAGSMLIRAADAAGIYIPRFCYHDKLSIAANCRMCLVEVENSPKPLPACATPITDGMKVETRSEQARAAQKGTMEFLLINHPLDCPICDQGGECELQDLSVGYGKDISRFSEGKRVVLDKNLGSLISTDMTRCIHCTRCVRFGQEIAGIMELGMVNRGEHSEIMTFMEQAVCSEMSGNVIDLCPVGALTSKPFRFRARSWEMQNHHGVAVHDTVGSNTIVQTLRGEVLRVLPRENQDINEEWLSDRDRFSYTANNSEQRLTTPMLKIDGEWKKVDWHTALDNVSSKLKKIVDEYGAESIGALASPTSTLEEFSLLAKLMRGLGSQNMDYRLRQQDFRADGAMSAPLLGDSIVSLEQAKTVLLIGSNIRKEQPILATRLRKAAKNGTNINAINSTKFDFALPLQTNIAVSPAMLVATLARLVVIISLKKQVSINDVVEEIAESCDANKELDGLADSLIEAGSDGQIIIGSMAQMDANYSLLVALATIIGNITDAKSGRLEEGNAAAAWQASFLPFSDKEIAGKNTTEMLNPALKACLLFNIEPSLDCIAGNKAVDALHETGMVIHVGCYRSEEIEELAHVMLPLASVTESDGTHVNCEGNMQSWKAVVHPQGDAKPGWKVLRVLANYLELDGFDYTASETIRDESSSLISAATRTASMELYAPVLVEQNMLACISHLSLYRVDTVTRRSQPLQQTLDNPPAAAGMHPDTLASMGIDDGITVELANGDEKIDISVYASTSIPLNCVLLPTAMRETAALGSANWLEVKSHA; from the coding sequence ATGGCAACAATAGAAATTAACGGACAAAAGATCGAAGCAGAAGCGGGATCGATGTTGATCAGGGCAGCTGATGCAGCGGGTATCTATATCCCGCGTTTCTGCTATCACGATAAGTTGTCCATTGCCGCGAATTGCCGCATGTGTCTGGTCGAGGTAGAAAATTCACCGAAGCCGCTGCCCGCCTGTGCCACACCCATTACAGACGGGATGAAGGTAGAAACGCGGTCTGAACAGGCGCGTGCCGCACAGAAAGGCACCATGGAATTCCTGCTCATCAATCACCCGCTGGATTGCCCGATTTGTGATCAGGGTGGTGAATGTGAGCTACAGGATTTATCTGTTGGCTATGGCAAAGACATTTCGCGCTTTTCTGAAGGCAAACGTGTTGTACTGGATAAGAATTTAGGCTCGCTAATTTCCACAGACATGACACGCTGTATTCACTGTACCCGTTGTGTACGTTTTGGCCAGGAGATAGCGGGCATTATGGAACTGGGCATGGTAAACCGCGGCGAGCACAGCGAGATTATGACCTTTATGGAACAGGCCGTCTGTTCTGAGATGTCAGGTAATGTCATTGATCTGTGCCCGGTCGGTGCGCTGACCTCTAAACCGTTCCGTTTCAGGGCGCGTAGCTGGGAAATGCAGAACCACCATGGCGTAGCTGTTCACGACACCGTCGGGTCAAACACCATAGTCCAGACTCTACGTGGTGAAGTATTACGTGTGTTACCACGCGAGAATCAGGATATAAACGAGGAATGGTTATCAGATCGTGACCGTTTCAGTTACACCGCGAATAACTCAGAGCAGCGTTTGACTACGCCTATGCTGAAGATCGATGGCGAATGGAAGAAAGTGGACTGGCACACAGCACTGGACAATGTCTCCAGTAAGCTGAAGAAGATTGTTGATGAATATGGTGCAGAAAGCATTGGCGCACTGGCTTCGCCAACCTCCACGCTGGAAGAATTCTCCCTGCTGGCAAAACTGATGCGGGGACTGGGTAGCCAGAACATGGACTACCGTCTGCGTCAGCAGGATTTCAGGGCTGATGGTGCAATGTCTGCCCCCTTACTGGGCGACAGCATAGTAAGTCTGGAGCAGGCCAAAACTGTATTGCTGATAGGCAGCAATATCCGTAAGGAGCAGCCGATACTGGCAACGCGTCTACGCAAGGCGGCAAAAAACGGTACCAACATCAATGCCATCAACAGCACTAAATTCGATTTTGCCTTGCCGTTACAGACCAATATTGCTGTTTCACCTGCGATGCTGGTGGCCACACTAGCTAGACTTGTAGTGATCATCTCACTGAAAAAGCAGGTGTCTATTAATGATGTGGTGGAAGAAATTGCTGAATCATGCGACGCAAATAAAGAGCTAGATGGACTGGCAGACAGCCTGATTGAAGCAGGTAGCGACGGGCAAATTATTATTGGCTCGATGGCGCAAATGGATGCCAATTATTCTCTGCTGGTTGCGCTTGCTACGATTATTGGGAATATTACCGATGCCAAATCCGGAAGACTGGAAGAGGGCAACGCAGCAGCGGCCTGGCAGGCATCATTCCTGCCATTTTCTGATAAGGAAATAGCCGGTAAGAACACCACAGAGATGCTGAACCCAGCTTTGAAGGCCTGTTTGTTATTTAATATTGAACCATCGCTGGATTGTATCGCTGGCAATAAGGCGGTGGATGCGTTACATGAGACAGGCATGGTCATCCATGTCGGTTGTTATCGCAGTGAGGAAATTGAAGAGCTTGCGCATGTCATGCTGCCATTAGCTTCTGTTACTGAGAGCGATGGAACACACGTCAATTGTGAAGGCAATATGCAAAGCTGGAAGGCGGTGGTTCACCCACAGGGCGATGCGAAACCCGGTTGGAAAGTGCTGCGTGTGCTGGCGAATTATCTTGAGCTGGATGGCTTTGATTATACTGCAAGCGAAACGATTCGAGACGAAAGCAGCAGTCTCATCAGTGCAGCAACAAGAACAGCTAGTATGGAGCTATATGCACCTGTGCTTGTTGAACAAAATATGTTGGCGTGTATCTCTCATCTTTCTTTATATCGTGTTGATACCGTTACACGTCGCTCACAGCCGTTGCAACAGACGCTGGATAATCCACCTGCAGCAGCGGGTATGCACCCGGACACACTGGCATCTATGGGGATAGATGACGGCATCACGGTAGAACTGGCAAATGGAGATGAAAAAATTGACATCAGCGTGTATGCCAGTACATCAATACCATTGAACTGCGTCTTGTTGCCAACTGCAATGCGGGAGACCGCCGCATTGGGCAGTGCAAACTGGTTAGAGGTGAAGTCCCATGCCTGA
- the nuoD gene encoding NADH-quinone oxidoreductase subunit D, with translation MPEIRNYTMNFGPQHPAAHGVLRLVLELDGEVITRADPHIGLLHRATEKLAETKPYNQSIGYMDRLDYVSMMSNEHAYVLAIEKMLSVEVPLRAQYIRVMFDEITRILNHLLWLGTHGLDIGAMTMFLYCFREREDLMDIYEAVSGARLHATYYRPGGVYRDLPDRMSQYEPSKWHNQKAVDRMNENRQGSLLDFIWDFTERFPAHVDEYEALLTDNRIWKQRTVDIGVVSPERARNLGFTGPMLRGSGVEWDLRKKQPYEVYDRLDFDIPVGTNGDNYDRYLVRMEEFRQSNRIIRQCVEWLRNNHGAVMVEDHKIVPPKRESMKHDMESLIHHFKLFTEGYCVPQGQAYAAIEHPKGEFGIYLVSDGANKPYRVKIRAPGFAHLAAMDEMSNGHMLADVVAIIGTLDIVFGEIDR, from the coding sequence GTGCCTGAAATACGCAATTACACAATGAACTTTGGCCCGCAGCATCCAGCGGCGCATGGCGTATTGCGCCTGGTGCTCGAGCTGGATGGTGAAGTAATAACGCGTGCCGACCCACACATCGGCCTGCTGCACCGTGCGACTGAAAAACTCGCTGAGACGAAGCCTTACAATCAAAGCATCGGCTATATGGACAGGCTCGATTATGTCTCCATGATGTCGAATGAGCATGCCTATGTGCTGGCGATTGAGAAAATGCTCAGTGTAGAAGTCCCTTTGCGCGCTCAGTATATCCGGGTCATGTTTGATGAAATTACACGCATTCTGAATCATCTGCTATGGCTGGGAACACATGGCCTGGATATTGGTGCAATGACCATGTTTCTCTATTGTTTTAGAGAACGCGAGGATCTGATGGATATCTACGAGGCGGTGTCCGGTGCGCGTTTACATGCGACCTATTATCGTCCTGGCGGTGTCTACCGGGACCTGCCGGATCGTATGTCGCAGTATGAACCGTCTAAATGGCATAACCAGAAGGCCGTCGACCGCATGAATGAGAACCGTCAGGGTTCTCTGCTTGACTTCATCTGGGATTTTACCGAACGCTTCCCTGCTCATGTTGATGAATACGAAGCCTTATTAACCGATAACCGCATCTGGAAGCAACGTACCGTTGATATTGGTGTCGTTTCACCCGAACGGGCAAGAAACCTTGGCTTTACAGGGCCCATGCTGCGTGGTTCAGGCGTTGAATGGGATCTGCGCAAAAAGCAGCCCTATGAAGTTTATGACCGGCTTGATTTTGATATTCCCGTTGGTACTAATGGTGACAACTATGACCGCTATCTGGTGCGCATGGAAGAGTTTCGCCAATCCAATCGTATCATTCGACAGTGTGTTGAATGGCTGCGAAATAATCACGGTGCGGTGATGGTGGAAGACCATAAAATTGTTCCACCAAAGCGTGAATCCATGAAGCACGACATGGAATCGCTGATTCATCATTTTAAATTGTTTACCGAGGGTTATTGCGTGCCGCAAGGCCAGGCCTATGCCGCTATCGAGCATCCTAAGGGTGAATTCGGCATCTATCTTGTTTCAGACGGCGCCAACAAACCCTATAGAGTCAAGATTCGTGCCCCGGGATTTGCACATCTCGCTGCAATGGATGAAATGTCCAATGGTCACATGCTGGCTGACGTAGTGGCTATTATTGGTACCCTGGACATTGTTTTCGGAGAAATTGATCGATGA
- the nuoF gene encoding NADH-quinone oxidoreductase subunit F has translation MIDESKLNLVCFRTLARDEPWSMKSYLDVGGYSALKKILKEKTPADEIIEEVKASGLRGRGGAGFPTGLKWSFMPRTAPGQKYIICNSDEGEPGTFKDRDILRYNPHQLIEGIIIAGYSIGASVGYNYIRGEFWEPYERFKAALAEAREAGLLGADIQSSGFDFELHVHLGAGAYICGEETALLESIEGKKGQPRFKPPFPAGYGLYGKPTTINNTETLASIPVILEKGGSWFADLGKPNNGGTKLFSVSGHVNKPGNYEVPMGTSFKDLLALAGGVRDGRTLKAVIPGGSSVPVLPGDVMMELDMDYDSIAGAGSMLGAGSVIVMDDTTDMVDVLERLSCFYYEESCGQCTPCREGTGWLYRVIHRINSGAGKSEDLDLLTDMASNIQGRTICALGDAAAMPVVSFITRFRGEFEAKIDININRKATA, from the coding sequence ATGATTGACGAAAGCAAACTGAATCTTGTCTGTTTCCGTACCCTTGCCAGGGATGAGCCATGGAGCATGAAATCCTATCTCGATGTAGGTGGTTATTCAGCGCTGAAAAAGATTTTAAAAGAAAAAACGCCGGCTGATGAGATTATAGAAGAGGTCAAAGCATCCGGTCTGCGTGGCCGTGGCGGTGCCGGCTTTCCGACCGGTCTTAAGTGGAGTTTTATGCCCCGCACAGCTCCGGGACAGAAATATATCATCTGCAATTCAGATGAGGGCGAGCCGGGTACCTTCAAGGACCGCGATATCCTGCGTTATAACCCACATCAGTTGATCGAGGGCATAATTATTGCGGGCTATAGTATCGGGGCATCCGTAGGATACAACTACATACGTGGTGAATTCTGGGAACCGTATGAACGTTTCAAAGCTGCTTTGGCAGAAGCGAGAGAAGCCGGGCTGCTCGGTGCTGATATCCAAAGTTCCGGTTTTGATTTTGAGTTACATGTTCATCTTGGTGCAGGGGCCTATATCTGTGGTGAAGAAACGGCATTACTGGAATCAATAGAAGGGAAAAAGGGTCAGCCGCGGTTTAAGCCGCCATTTCCTGCTGGTTATGGCCTCTATGGCAAACCGACAACGATTAACAATACAGAAACCCTGGCATCTATACCGGTGATTCTGGAAAAGGGTGGCAGCTGGTTTGCCGACCTGGGCAAACCCAATAACGGTGGCACAAAGCTTTTTTCAGTCTCCGGTCATGTCAATAAACCGGGCAACTATGAAGTGCCGATGGGTACCTCGTTCAAGGACCTGCTGGCGTTAGCCGGTGGCGTACGCGATGGCAGAACACTGAAGGCCGTTATTCCGGGTGGCTCGTCAGTCCCGGTGCTACCGGGGGATGTCATGATGGAACTGGATATGGATTATGATTCGATTGCCGGTGCCGGATCCATGCTGGGAGCAGGTTCGGTGATCGTGATGGACGATACGACGGATATGGTCGACGTGCTGGAACGTCTTTCCTGCTTCTACTATGAGGAATCCTGTGGTCAGTGTACTCCGTGCAGGGAAGGGACGGGCTGGCTATATCGGGTGATACACCGTATCAATTCTGGTGCAGGAAAAAGTGAGGATCTTGATCTGCTGACTGACATGGCCAGTAACATACAGGGCCGCACTATCTGTGCATTAGGAGATGCGGCGGCGATGCCGGTAGTAAGTTTTATCACGCGATTCAGAGGTGAATTTGAAGCAAAAATTGATATTAATATTAATCGCAAAGCAACTGCCTGA